In the genome of Rhizophagus irregularis chromosome 22, complete sequence, one region contains:
- a CDS encoding PHD finger-like domain-containing protein 5A variant 2 has product MIRFLKMFFVNIAAIGRLCEKCDGKCVICDSYVRPDTLVRICDECNYGSYQGRCVICGAPGVSDAYYCKECVLQEKDRDGCPKIVNLGSSKTDLFYERKKYGFKKR; this is encoded by the exons ATGATTAGGTTCCTTAAAATGTTCTTTGTTAATATTGCAGCAATCGGTCGTTTATGCGAGAAATGTGATGGCAAATGTGTTATTTGCGACTC ttatgtGCGGCCGGACACTCTCGTTCG AATTTGTGACGAATGTAATTATGGATCATATCAAGGTCGTTGTGTGATTTGTGGTGCTCCAGGTGTTTCAGATGCGTATTATTGTAAAGAATGTGTTTTACAAGAAAAAGAT aGAGATGGATGTCCAAAAATCGTTAATCTGGGATCTTCGAAAACAGATCTATTTTATGAACGGAAAAAATATGGATTTAAGAAAAGATGA
- a CDS encoding PHD finger-like domain-containing protein 5A, translating to MAKHHPDLIMCRKQPGIAIGRLCEKCDGKCVICDSYVRPDTLVRICDECNYGSYQGRCVICGAPGVSDAYYCKECVLQEKDRDGCPKIVNLGSSKTDLFYERKKYGFKKR from the exons ATGGCAAAACATCACCCAGATTTGATTATGTGTCGTAAACAACCAGGGATTG CAATCGGTCGTTTATGCGAGAAATGTGATGGCAAATGTGTTATTTGCGACTC ttatgtGCGGCCGGACACTCTCGTTCG AATTTGTGACGAATGTAATTATGGATCATATCAAGGTCGTTGTGTGATTTGTGGTGCTCCAGGTGTTTCAGATGCGTATTATTGTAAAGAATGTGTTTTACAAGAAAAAGAT aGAGATGGATGTCCAAAAATCGTTAATCTGGGATCTTCGAAAACAGATCTATTTTATGAACGGAAAAAATATGGATTTAAGAAAAGATGA